In Arachis hypogaea cultivar Tifrunner chromosome 2, arahy.Tifrunner.gnm2.J5K5, whole genome shotgun sequence, a genomic segment contains:
- the LOC112755084 gene encoding uncharacterized protein — protein MSHSSVSKGLQSCLKPRNVERVLRLKLATQGFKISPKSEWPNNSSKDDSTIASFSKPNSGNISNNNKLDMKMSKEDSSEEGGKCTWSFIESLSNNSHCGNKDEDSVYVLPKSKCSSSSMLSAKSLEMCTENLGCESGSKSKGDEMSLFSLENNSNGFMENSNTSVEVDTNCFEPNKRLNNNKKCGNTFPPPLTSITDFGGLHVRPRRENGRLILEAVTTPSQPYFRAERSEGRLRLSLFESVESNCGDDDGVEEVEEVVEEEEEVETLNNEACVDEEELEKCVGCVEVVDDEIGIPTKFRTPTRCKASGRNRDIFSDAYFEFPTFSLCL, from the coding sequence ATGTCTCACTCAAGTGTCTCCAAAGGTTTGCAATCTTGTCTCAAACCACGAAACGTCGAAAGAGTGTTGAGACTCAAATTGGCTACACAAGGGTTTAAAATTTCTCCGAAATCTGAATGGCCTAACAATAGTAGCAAGGATGATAGCACCATTGCTTCATTCTCAAAACCAAATTCAGGTAACATCTCAAACAATAATAAACTTGACATGAAAATGTCCAAAGAAGATTCCTCTGAAGAAGGTGGGAAATGCACATGGAGTTTCATTGAATCCCTCTCCAACAATTCTCATTGTGGCAACAAAGATGAAGATAGTGTTTATGTTCTCCCAAAATCTAAGTGTTCTTCTTCATCAATGCTAAGTGCTAAGAGCTTGGAAATGTGCACTGAAAACTTAGGATGTGAAAGTGGAAGTAAAAGCAAAGGTGATGAAATGTCATTGTTTTCATTGGAAAATAATAGCAACGGTTTCATGGAAAATAGCAACACTTCGGTGGAAGTTGACACAAATTGTTTTGAGCCTAATAAAAGGTTGAATAATAACAAGAAATGTGGCAACACTTTTCCTCCTCCATTGACATCAATAACTGATTTTGGAGGGTTGCACGTCCGCCCTCGTCGCGAAAATGGTAGGCTGattttggaggcagtaacaactCCTTCTCAGCCGTATTTTCGCGCCGAGCGCAGCGAGGGAAGGCTTAGGTTGAGTCTTTTTGAGAGTGTTGAATCAAATTGTGGTGATGATGATGGAgttgaagaagtagaagaagttgtagaagaagaagaagaagttgaaaCACTTAACAATGAAGCATGTGTTGATGAAGAAGAGTTGGAAAAGTGTGTTGGATGTGTTGAGGTTGTTGATGATGAAATTGGGATTCCAACAAAGTTTAGGACTCCAACAAGGTGCAAGGCAAGTGGCAGGAATAGAGACATTTTTAGTGATGCCTACTTTGAGTTCCCCACTTTTTCTTTGTGTCTTTGA
- the LOC112755101 gene encoding uncharacterized protein, giving the protein MVEDYGAAAASFDASSTEEWLLHAQKLVPAAMSKAKEVKVFPVKWKMIISKLEQIPSRLSDLSSHPCFSKNALCKEQLQSVSKSLEEAIELAELCLKEKYEGKLRMQSDLDALAGKLDLNLKDCSLLIKTGVLGEATLPLMVSGSVQDSDVDFASIKELLARLQIGNLEAKQRALEKLYDVMKEDEKNVLAVLGRSNVAALVQLLTATSPRIREKAATVICILVESGSCENWLVSEGVLPPLIRLVESGSAAGKEKATVSLQRLSMLAETTRAIVGHGAVRPLIEVCQTGDSVSQAAAACALKNASSVPEVRQVLAEEGIVKVMIELLSSGILLGTKEYAAECLQNLTASNENLRRSVIAEGGFSSLLAYLDGPLPQESAVAALRNLVGSVSEDVLDSLGLLPRLVHALKSGSLGAKQAAASVICRICGPVEMKKMIGEAGCIPLLINLLEAKANSAREAASQAISSLMVLSANRREVKKDDKIVVPSLVQLLDPNPQNTAKKYAVSCLASLSSCKKCKKLMISYGAIGYLKKLSEMEIPGSKKLLERLERGKLRSLFSRK; this is encoded by the coding sequence ATGGTGGAAGATTATGGtgctgctgctgcatcatttgaTGCTAGTTCAACAGAAGAATGGTTGCTTCATGCACAAAAGCTTGTTCCTGCAGCAATGTCTAAGGCAAAAGAGGTTAAAGTTTTCCCAGTCAAGTGGAAGATGATTATCTCGAAATTGGAGCAGATTCCGTCGCGTTTATCGGACTTGTCGAGCCACCCTTGCTTCTCCAAGAATGCTCTCTGCAAGGAGCAATTGCAGTCAGTTTCCAAGTCACTCGAAGAAGCTATCGAATTGGCCGAGCTTTGTTTGAAGGAGAAGTATGAAGGTAAGCTTCGGATGCAGAGTGATCTTGACGCTTTAGCTGGGAAACTCGATTTAAATCTGAAAGATTGCAGCTTGCTGATCAAAACCGGTGTGCTAGGAGAGGCTACTCTGCCTTTGATGGTGTCTGGTTCTGTTCAAGACTCTGATGTTGATTTTGCATCCATTAAGGAATTACTTGCAAGGCTTCAGATAGGTAACTTGGAAGCCAAGCAAAGAGCATTGGAGAAGCTCTATGATGTGATGAAAGAAGATGAGAAGAATGTTTTGGCTGTTCTTGGGAGAAGCAATGTTGCTGCATTGGTTCAATTGCTTACAGCAACATCTCCAAGGATTAGGGAAAAGGCTGCTACTGTGATATGTATTCTTGTGGAATCCGGTAGTTGCGAAAATTGGCTAGTTTCTGAAGGAGTTCTGCCACCTCTAATTCGGCTCGTTGAATCCGGTAGTGCTGCAGGGAAAGAGAAGGCCACGGTTTCTCTTCAGAGGCTGTCAATGTTGGCCGAAACCACCCGTGCAATTGTTGGACACGGTGCTGTTCGGCCGTTAATTGAGGTTTGCCAAACAGGGGACTCTGTTTCCCAGGCTGCAGCCGCTTGTGCTTTGAAGAATGCGTCGTCCGTGCCGGAGGTGAGGCAGGTTTTGGCTGAAGAAGGCATTGTGAAAGTGATGATTGAGCTCCTTAGCTCTGGAATTTTGTTGGGAACGAAAGAGTATGCGGCCGAGTGCTTGCAGAATCTAACAGCGAGCAACGAGAATCTAAGAAGATCTGTCATAGCAGAAGGTGGTTTCAGCAGTCTCCTGGCCTATCTTGATGGCCCTCTTCCTCAAGAATCCGCGGTCGCAGCCCTGAGGAATTTGGTTGGTTCTGTTTCTGAGGATGTTCTGGATTCCCTCGGCTTGCTTCCTCGATTGGTTCACGCGCTTAAGTCGGGTTCCTTGGGAGCCAAGCAAGCCGCAGCCTCTGTCATTTGCCGGATTTGTGGCCCGGTTGAGATGAAAAAAATGATCGGCGAAGCCGGCTGCATACCTCTTCTGATCAATTTGCTTGAGGCTAAAGCAAATAGTGCTAGAGAAGCTGCATCACAAGCAATTTCGAGCTTGATGGTGCTGTCTGCGAATCGAAGAGAGGTTAAGAAGGATGATAAGATTGTGGTGCCAAGTTTGGTTCAGTTGCTTGATCCAAATCCACAGAACACTGCAAAGAAATATGCAGTTTCATGCCTTGCATCACTGTCTTCTTGCAAGAAATGTAAGAAGCTTATGATTTCTTATGGAGCAATAGGGTATCTCAAGAAGCTTAGTGAGATGGAGATTCCTGGATCTAAGAAGCTTCTAGAGAGATTGGAAAGAGGAAAACTCAGAAGCTTGTTTAGCAGAAAATAA
- the LOC112755092 gene encoding peroxisomal membrane protein 11C — translation MSTLDATRAELALLILYLNKAEARDKICRAIQYGAKFVSAGQPGPAQNVDKTTSLARKVFRLLKFVNGLHSLISPTPKEAPIHLTLLGKSKDALVAMFLFLDQFVWLGRTGIYENKERTELIARLSMYCWLGSTVCTSLVELGELGRLSESMKKLEAELKNKNKYENEQYRAKLKKSNERTVALVKAGLDTLVAIGLLQLAPNKITPRVTGAFGFITSLITCYQLLPAPVKPKST, via the exons ATGAGTACCTTGGATGCAACTAGGGCAGAACTGGCTCTGTTAATTTTGTATTTGAACAAGGCTGAAGCGAGGGACAAGATATGCAGGGCTATACAATATGGGGCCAAGTTTGTGAGTGCTGGACAACCTGGTCCTGCCCAGAATGTAGATAAAACAACTAGCTTGGCACGGAAAGTTTTCCGTCTACTAAAG TTTGTCAATGGCCTGCATTCTCTGATCAGTCCCACCCCAAAGGAGGCTCCTATCCACCTAACTCTGTTAGGAAAG tcCAAGGATGCGTTAGTTGCGATGTTCTTGTTTCTTGATCAATTCGTTTGGCTTGGCAGAACAGGCATTTACGAG AATAAAGAACGCACAGAACTAATTGCCCGGCTATCCATGTACTGTTGGCTTGGTTCCACGGTATGCACCAGCTTGGTCGAG CTTGGGGAGCTTGGAAGACTTTCCGAATCAATGAAGAAGTTAGAGGCAGAACTCAAgaacaagaataaatatgaa AATGAGCAATACCGTGCTAAACTTAAAAAGTCAAATGAGAGGACTGTAGCACTTGTCAAAGCAGGCTTGGATACTCTGGTAGCAATTGGATTGCTCCAATTGGCACCAAACAAAATCACTCCAAGAGTCACCGGAGCCTTTGGATTTATTACATCTCTGATAACTTGCTATCAG TTGCTTCCTGCCCCAGTGAAGCCCAAATCAACATGA